In Colletotrichum higginsianum IMI 349063 chromosome 1, whole genome shotgun sequence, the DNA window TTCGtttcctcgtcatcgccataTCGGCTTCTGCCCAGCCGCAGATGAGACCGCAGCGACACGGCGTCGCGGTTGTTGGCCTGTTCGCCGAATGCCCCCCGATTCAGGCGGCGCTGCTTCGGTGCTGCCGATTGACCTTCTTGGCGAGATGCCAGAATCGAGTTGAACACGCTGCTTTGCGCCGCTATCGTGCGGTTGATCACATTAACTTCTTGCCGCAGGAAGTTGATGCGCTGCTGGTACGTCATATCCGACTGCCCGTTGGCAATGTCGTTTTCCTGGCCCGCCGTTAGTGCTGGGTACGGTATAAGACAACAAGCCCACCCCGCTCAAAACTTACCAGAGCCCGGAGGTATTCCGAGTAGGTGTCGGTAATTCCAGCATATTTTCCAGAGGTGTTGGCCAAGAGGCGGTAGCTGATGAGCGAGACCAATTCCAGCGGGAGGACCGAAGACCGTTCCAAAAGGCTGAGGCTTGACAGCCGTTCCATCATTTGCTTCATGCCGCCCTTCACCAGCCTGTCGGCCACGTCCAGATGATCTTCCCACATGTGTGTCTCATGGCTGGCATAGATCAGGCCCATGACCAAATGGAGCCAAGCGACGATGAGGTCCTGCGGCACGTCGATATCCAGCCGATCCGTCGGCTCGGCGTGCGACAGAATGCTCTTACACGCGATTACCGGAAGGGCAAGCTGGCGGAGTGCTTTTTTGACGGTCTGAGCATTGGCATAGACTGCATCCCGCCTCGTTTTATCAAGGTTGCTCGGGTGAGACTCCCCGTCGGCAGCCTCTGGCGGAGACAACTAAAAGTCTATCAGCAATGTTCGGCCTGACGTCCGAGAGTCAACAAGATGTACCTTGACCAAATTCATCACGGCGCCCCAAAATTTCTCTGTTGTCGGGCCGTCAAACAGGGGAGGAAGGAAAAATCTGAACAGGGAGTCGGCTGCGTTGAAAATGTCGACGCGCTCCTCGTAATCTTGCCTTTTCCATGCCTTCTTGGTGGACTGCATCTCGGCccccagctgctcgaggtACAGAAAGACTTCGACCCGCGTGGATGTTTCGGCATCGAGGTAGGCCCGCTGGTCCGGACCGTTAGTCTCGGCCGTCAAGAAGTCCTCCACTTCCGATAGTTGCTTCTGAAGAACAACAAAGTTGGGGCCGTCTACCGGACTCGGGGTGTTTGGTGCGGCCCAGCTGAACACGTGGAACATCTCGTTGGGCACGCTGGGTCGTACGGGCGGGAAACTCGTCCGGTTACCTGACGATGATGGTTTGGGCGGTTGTAGGCCGGCTCCAGACGCCTGGCCGGTGGTGTCGCTCAGGCCCTGCTTTATGGTCCTCAGAATTCCACTCGGTGGAAGTTGTGGTGGTGCGCTGGCCCACGAGTTAATCACTTTCATTCTTTCACTCCTTTCAACTCTTTCCACTCGGGGATTGCCGCGAAACTCACCAGGTTTCCATGTTGATGACGACGCTCCTGCGTGAGGTTCCGGCGAATTGAAGCACCTTCCACCACCGCGCCTCGTTCAAGAGGCGGCCATTGAAGTGGAAGCGGACCGCCTTGGGCCAAAAGTCGGAGAAGTGGGCGATGAAGGCGAACCACGTCTGGCACTCCTGAAGGGGGAAAGACCACAGCACCGACTCTCCGTATCGAATCAGTATCCTGCCCTCGGTGTCGCTATTTGGCGTGGGCTCTCTTCCAGGCTCACTCGTCACCGCGATGTTGTCCCCCCGCAACGCCTCTTCGTACATGGAACCGCAGGTAATCAACAGCGAGTTGTCGAGAACGATGCACCACAGCTGTCGAATGTGGAAGCACCAGCCCTTCTCTCCGTTGCCGATCTGCCGCGTCGCCTGGAGCATGTCCCGCTTCTGAGAGTTCCGCGAGAAGGCCAGCTGAAGCAGCGTCAGAGGCGGAAACGCGCCCGGGTTGCCCGTGGCCTGGATGCCCGAGTACTCTTCGAGGGAGAAGTAGGGGATGCAGAGCCATGTCGCCGTTCGCTTCCCAGCCTGCGCCCCTTTTTCTTGGTCGCCCTGCTGGAGCGGAAGCTGAAGGTAGCTTGGGTCCATATGcttcaccgtcgtcgccctggaCGTACGGACGGTCTTGGCATAGTTCTTCCTTACGTCTGAGAGCAGCTTGCGGATGTCGTTCTGCTCTCTCTCCGACAGCGCTTTTGAGATCTCGCTCTATTTTGTGGTCAGCTTAACACGACGCTGGCTCATGAGACTGCGTCTACGTACCGTGAATTCGTCAAAATTCATCATATCCTGCTGTACGTGTCTGGGAGAATGTCAGCATTGGCCGTGGTAGCCGAGCCTGGTGTCAGACTCACAGCCATCTGAACAGCGACTGTCGTTTTCTCTTCGCATCGTAGACAACGTCCAATGCCGCAGAGTGCGTGCCGCCGAGAACACCGTCTCCCGTGTACCGAGACCGATACACATGCAAAGCCCGGCTTGGCGGCAGCTCCTCTCCCCTCATCGTCGAGTCATCCGAGAAGGGCGTCTCCAAGTCGAAGCCGTCGTCAGTCCTGGACGAATCCGCACCCAGACGTGCAGGGTCGAAGGCATAAACCTTGCCCGTCGTCTCCTCCAGGTCAACCCAttcgtcgccgtcgtagCCCGGGCCGGAATACTCTTCCCGTGCGCCAAAGTCGGGAGGCATGGGGAaaccgtcgaggtcgaaacTCTGCAGGTCGGtcccctcgtcgtcgttgttaACAAGCACCGTGACCGGTTCTTCGGGGGTAggctgccgcagccgcatTTCCTGCTCCCCCGGGGTGACCGTGGCGACGGCAAAGTCGAGGTTCTGTAGCGTCTGCGGCGTCTGCGGCGTCTGCGTGACGACCTCGTACACAACGGGAGCAGACAGCGGGGTCTtggctcgtcgtcgtcgcgcagACATGGGGTCCAGAGGCGAGGCGAATCGCACAACGGGCTGGGTGTGGACGGCCCTTTGACTCCTTTGGCGTCCCGGGgccctgggcggcggcgtgggcggcaCGGGGTCGTAGATGGGGTCTGCTTTGCGGAACTCCTCGATCAACTGGACGAGGTGCGCCGTCTGGGCCTCTCTGGTGTACTGGCTCCTGAGGTTCTGGGCTGATGTTCGTgacgagaagagagaaggaccccggcggcggggaggagCCGCTTCTTCTCTCCAAGTTGTTGTTTCGTACTGTGACATGGTGGACGATGCCGACACTGTCGCACTGTATTTCGCCGTTGGTAGGGTCACCACGGCACAGTGTCAAGTCGTATTGGATGGCGAATGGTGTAAGTGCCGATGtgttctttctctcttcctctctctctcttgcttCTGGTTTCCTTGGTGCCCCTGGTCTCGTCTGAGTTGGATTATTGGTCTTTCCCTTTTTTCGAATGGGGGAAAATGTACAGAGTAGCATCGATGGAGATCGGCGTTGCCGGCCTGACAGCAATCACACGAGTTAAATAGATAAATGAAAAAAAAGACATGCCCTGCAAGCAATTAAACaagcctccccccccccacgtTCCCCTGCCGATGCCAGCCACCAGTTAAAGGCAAGGCCGACACTAACACGAGCCCCCCGAGCAGCACCCGTCCGAGCGCTGTGGCTTTCGCGGGCCCGACAGGAACGTTCGGCGTTGGTGAGCCCGTGTGCTCCCCTTCCCCCGCCATCTTCAGCGGTCGAACCGTCAAACACGGGGAGGCCCCAGCGGACAAACGGCGCTAAACTGTGGAAGACCGGCCACATGTCAGCGTTCTGGTGGCTGTTTTTCCCCTGCGTCCGGGGATCTTCCCGTGGGACTAAGATTGACGACATCTCGCTCATCTCACCTCCACCTTCAAGCTGGCCTCATGAAGGGTCCCACCCCCCTTGTTTtattctctttctcttcatGTTCACAACGTGCCACATGTTGCCTCGTTTTTCTGCTCATATCTCAGTCAATTCTCGTCCCGGCATCCTGCCGAGACGAGGGAGGGTACCTGAAAGCTGCTTCTGAAGTACTCGTTACAAACTGATCATCCCTCAAACTTCGTGCTAGTATGTAGACGAGGGGGAATCCCGAGATGTGCCCTTCCCAAAACCCAGAACTGAGAGTCTATCGTTTCTCTTATTCTTCCTCGATTTTCATTCCAATACCAAGGGGGAAAAGCAAGTGTTATGCCATCCGTCCATCCTATTCCGTCCCAATACCAAAGAAATCAAAGCAAGTGTCGTTTCGGCCGTTCGGCCTTTTGCATTCAAAGACCAAGTAGGCAAGAGAACATCCAACAGGACATTCATCCAAAGTTTGGTTCTTCGCCAGCACATCGTCAAGACTACAGGTGGTAGCCAGAGTCGTATCCGGCCATGGTCAAGCGGCGCGTCATCTCGTTGATCGAAGCCTGCGAATAGGGCATACCGGACGAGCTCGGGTTGCCGTCCGGGACCGGGTACCGATCGCTGTcgatcttctcctcgacccACTGCAGGTTCTCGTCGAAACACGTGGGGAAGTCGGGCAGGAGTCCGTCGTGGTAGAGGTCTTCCATCTCCGAGCGCCACGGGAATGCCAGTGTCTCCCAGAGCTTCTGGACGTGGGCGACGAACCAAAACTGGCGGCGAAGGAACGGAAGGACGATGAGGGTGACCTTGGCCAGAGCGATCTTCATCTGACGTATCTCGTCGGCGTACTCCTCCTCCATGTTCTCCGTGTACAGATGAATGTGCGCCATGCGCAGCGGTATCTCAAAGCTAGCCAGTTTCTTGCTGTCGGCGAACTTGAAGTAGAAGAAGCGGCCGTTGAGGGCCTCCTTCCAGAAGTCGCACGCCTTCAACACGTTACCGACCTGATACTTTCTCAGAGTCTTGATG includes these proteins:
- a CDS encoding Mg2+ transporter, which codes for MSQYETTTWREEAAPPRRRGPSLFSSRTSAQNLRSQYTREAQTAHLVQLIEEFRKADPIYDPVPPTPPPRAPGRQRSQRAVHTQPVVRFASPLDPMSARRRRAKTPLSAPVVYEVVTQTPQTPQTLQNLDFAVATVTPGEQEMRLRQPTPEEPVTVLVNNDDEGTDLQSFDLDGFPMPPDFGAREEYSGPGYDGDEWVDLEETTGKVYAFDPARLGADSSRTDDGFDLETPFSDDSTMRGEELPPSRALHVYRSRYTGDGVLGGTHSAALDVVYDAKRKRQSLFRWLHVQQDMMNFDEFTSEISKALSEREQNDIRKLLSDVRKNYAKTVRTSRATTVKHMDPSYLQLPLQQGDQEKGAQAGKRTATWLCIPYFSLEEYSGIQATGNPGAFPPLTLLQLAFSRNSQKRDMLQATRQIGNGEKGWCFHIRQLWCIVLDNSLLITCGSMYEEALRGDNIAVTSEPGREPTPNSDTEGRILIRYGESVLWSFPLQECQTWFAFIAHFSDFWPKAVRFHFNGRLLNEARWWKVLQFAGTSRRSVVINMETW
- a CDS encoding Mg2+ transporter; protein product: MFHVFSWAAPNTPSPVDGPNFVVLQKQLSEVEDFLTAETNGPDQRAYLDAETSTRVEVFLYLEQLGAEMQSTKKAWKRQDYEERVDIFNAADSLFRFFLPPLFDGPTTEKFWGAVMNLVKLSPPEAADGESHPSNLDKTRRDAVYANAQTVKKALRQLALPVIACKSILSHAEPTDRLDIDVPQDLIVAWLHLVMGLIYASHETHMWEDHLDVADRLVKGGMKQMMERLSSLSLLERSSVLPLELVSLISYRLLANTSGKYAGITDTYSEYLRALENDIANGQSDMTYQQRINFLRQEVNVINRTIAAQSSVFNSILASRQEGQSAAPKQRRLNRGAFGEQANNRDAVSLRSHLRLGRSRYGDDEETNVLLESMAEVSDFYKLPSTDAAGFRDLLAAECTQLLERRNRDFQEYGEQADVLEQTNLNNAAVTKDRQEQAIYAFTIVTIIFLPLSAVSSIFGMNSSDIRDMKDGQWLYWATAIPVTILTIVLGLWWMGEMGHLWDWAVRKIRGDETVGSEFPGHGGVSEKAHRHDAIEVLPAAQAVYSRPQSARQSFARRPDSRLGG